The Nitrosospira lacus genome window below encodes:
- a CDS encoding surface-adhesin E family protein, whose translation MLIAIFSASSSAEWVQFALGTTGPAYYDKDRIKDLGKGVISVWEKFVITDDLLKKSIAMDPSFKDYRYTVTRGNINCNEHKFARTAMYAYSTNRSPFFSYSYTEKDIEYIDIVPHSMGEELMRLLCPKK comes from the coding sequence ATGTTAATAGCAATCTTTTCCGCAAGCTCAAGTGCGGAATGGGTACAGTTTGCACTTGGCACCACCGGACCTGCTTATTACGATAAAGATAGAATAAAGGACTTGGGAAAAGGTGTTATTTCCGTATGGGAAAAATTTGTGATAACAGATGATCTTTTAAAAAAATCAATTGCAATGGACCCTTCTTTCAAGGACTACCGCTACACCGTAACCAGGGGAAATATAAATTGTAATGAACATAAGTTTGCCAGGACGGCCATGTATGCATATAGTACAAATAGATCTCCTTTTTTTTCATATTCTTACACAGAAAAAGATATTGAATACATAGACATAGTCCCGCATAGTATGGGGGAAGAATTAATGAGACTTTTATGTCCCAAGAAATGA
- a CDS encoding efflux transporter outer membrane subunit, producing the protein MTPTMIDLRHKKGTHISHFCRLGTRFGSFLLLASLAACASIPFPAFDLSPEYKAPEFVVPDSWEGTSSFVKAKPSDDALRPDWWKLYDDPILNGLIEQGIAANPDLQATAERFVQARNAMMKARSRYFPQLGFGFGGNNNRQSDHTLFRAPGEPDSDTQVMMDGIATWEPDFWSKLRNAAQAKIYRAEERAADYGLARLILQAEIASNYFALRGLDAQIAIYRQSIGLYNYSLDVVVTQFEGAIASNLDVARAQSLLFATESKLALMHGDRKVAEQSIAILLNLAPASFKIEPVDELLTAHFSLPQTIPSTLLERRPDIAAMERRMAQANRTIGIARAAFFPDVAFRLGGGLEDSGLNLLSLANSFWAYGSSFSIPIFQGGYRRAQLQQTWSVYRETENTYRSTVLNAFREVENNLTQTYWMDVAAKRQDAAVGAARTTQDLTMDLYKGGLATSLELIYAQLGTLTASIDSVQIKTNLLKASVALIRALGGGWNRDQLPADDQIQPFGILQYSGLDKPTPVGGIDVNADPVDRNIKNNNLMKPLVPWIPLVDPGASSSKNNNLTRPLVPYVDLSASNNKNNLTQPGVP; encoded by the coding sequence ATGACACCGACGATGATTGACTTGCGGCATAAAAAAGGAACCCATATTTCACATTTCTGTCGTCTCGGGACAAGGTTTGGCAGTTTTTTACTTCTGGCCAGCCTAGCGGCTTGCGCCAGCATTCCCTTTCCCGCATTCGATCTGTCACCCGAGTATAAAGCGCCTGAATTTGTTGTTCCGGATTCCTGGGAGGGAACGAGTTCTTTCGTTAAGGCTAAACCGTCGGATGATGCGCTCCGGCCCGACTGGTGGAAACTATATGACGATCCAATTCTAAACGGTCTTATAGAGCAGGGGATTGCAGCCAATCCAGACTTGCAGGCAACAGCTGAACGGTTCGTCCAAGCGCGCAACGCAATGATGAAGGCACGGTCTCGATATTTTCCGCAACTCGGCTTTGGGTTCGGCGGTAATAATAACAGGCAATCCGATCATACCCTCTTTCGTGCTCCTGGAGAACCTGACAGCGATACTCAAGTCATGATGGATGGAATTGCAACCTGGGAACCGGATTTCTGGTCGAAACTTCGGAATGCGGCACAGGCCAAAATTTATCGTGCTGAAGAACGTGCGGCCGATTATGGACTCGCACGCCTTATTCTTCAGGCGGAAATTGCATCGAATTATTTTGCACTGCGTGGATTGGATGCGCAAATTGCGATTTACAGACAGTCGATTGGTCTTTATAACTACTCACTGGATGTTGTGGTGACTCAGTTTGAAGGCGCAATCGCCTCTAATCTCGACGTAGCACGGGCCCAGTCGCTGCTGTTCGCTACCGAGTCAAAATTGGCTCTGATGCATGGTGATCGCAAGGTGGCGGAGCAGTCCATTGCAATTCTCCTTAATCTCGCTCCGGCCAGCTTTAAGATCGAGCCGGTAGATGAACTCCTTACCGCGCATTTTAGCCTTCCACAGACAATTCCATCTACTTTACTTGAGCGCAGGCCCGATATTGCCGCAATGGAGCGCCGGATGGCACAGGCCAACCGCACCATTGGAATTGCACGTGCCGCTTTCTTTCCGGATGTGGCCTTCCGGCTCGGAGGAGGACTTGAGGATTCCGGACTCAATCTGCTCAGCCTGGCTAACAGTTTCTGGGCCTATGGCTCGTCTTTTTCTATTCCGATTTTCCAGGGCGGATATCGCCGGGCTCAATTGCAGCAAACTTGGTCAGTCTATCGCGAGACAGAAAATACATATCGTTCGACAGTGTTGAATGCCTTTCGTGAAGTTGAAAATAACCTGACCCAGACTTACTGGATGGATGTTGCTGCCAAACGGCAGGACGCTGCTGTCGGAGCCGCACGTACCACACAGGATCTTACCATGGATCTCTATAAGGGCGGTTTGGCCACCAGCCTCGAACTCATTTATGCCCAGCTCGGCACACTGACGGCAAGCATCGATTCTGTACAGATCAAGACTAACCTGCTGAAAGCATCGGTGGCACTTATTCGCGCGCTTGGAGGAGGCTGGAACCGCGATCAATTGCCCGCTGACGATCAAATTCAACCCTTTGGCATATTGCAATATTCTGGTCTTGACAAGCCAACGCCGGTCGGCGGAATTGACGTCAATGCGGATCCCGTCGATAGAAACATCAAAAACAATAATTTGATGAAACCCCTGGTTCCATGGATTCCTTTGGTGGATCCTGGCGCCAGTAGCAGCAAAAACAATAATTTGACACGGCCCCTGGTTCCATATGTGGATCTTAGCGCCAGTAACAACAAAAACAATTTGACACAGCCCGGGGTTCCATAA
- the thrC gene encoding threonine synthase, whose amino-acid sequence MRYISTRGGMPPKKFSKILLAGLAPDGGLAMPEEYPEISPAVLEEWRSLSYQDLAFEILSRFADDIPASDLRGIIDRTYTSELYRTDEITPLKTLEPGLHILGLSNGPTLAFKDIAMQLLGNLFEYALTKTGEDLNILGATSGDTGPSAEYAMRGKRGIRVFMLSPQGKMSHFQTAQMFSLQDPNIFNIAIRGVFDDCQDIVKAVSNDHAFKQKYHIGTVNSINWARISAQIVYYFKGYFAATRSNTEQVSFAVPSGNFGNICAGHVARMMGLPIRKLILATNENEVLDEFFQTGCYRPRATAETVHTSSPSMDISKASNFERFIFDLTGRDTAKVKELWRAVDKGGAFDLAGTPLWEKVKDFGFVSGTSNHAARIAMIRKIREQYGVLVDPHTADGLKVGLEHREEGVPLICLETALPVKFSESIVEAIGQEPARPSGYENLENLPQRYVVMNADADAVKAFIVEQTSGISG is encoded by the coding sequence ATGCGTTACATTTCGACTCGCGGCGGCATGCCGCCCAAAAAGTTTTCCAAGATTCTCCTCGCCGGCCTGGCTCCCGACGGGGGGTTGGCAATGCCCGAAGAATATCCGGAAATCAGTCCGGCGGTATTGGAAGAATGGCGGAGCCTGAGTTATCAGGACCTTGCATTTGAGATCCTTTCCCGTTTTGCGGATGATATTCCGGCCTCTGATCTGCGCGGCATCATTGACCGTACCTATACTTCCGAGTTGTATCGCACTGACGAGATTACCCCGCTTAAAACCCTGGAACCGGGGCTGCATATTCTGGGACTGTCGAATGGCCCGACGCTGGCTTTCAAGGATATCGCCATGCAATTGCTGGGTAATCTGTTCGAGTATGCACTGACCAAGACAGGCGAGGATCTCAATATTCTTGGCGCCACTTCCGGCGATACGGGGCCGAGCGCGGAATACGCCATGCGCGGCAAGCGCGGCATTCGCGTGTTCATGCTGTCGCCGCAAGGCAAGATGAGTCATTTTCAGACTGCGCAAATGTTTTCCTTGCAGGATCCGAATATTTTCAATATCGCCATTCGTGGTGTATTCGACGATTGCCAGGATATTGTCAAGGCGGTCAGCAATGATCATGCGTTCAAGCAAAAATACCATATCGGCACCGTCAACTCGATAAACTGGGCACGGATCTCGGCGCAGATCGTGTATTACTTCAAGGGTTATTTCGCCGCCACCCGTTCAAACACGGAGCAGGTATCGTTTGCGGTACCGTCCGGTAATTTTGGCAATATTTGTGCAGGCCATGTGGCGCGCATGATGGGGCTGCCCATCAGAAAGCTGATTCTTGCCACCAATGAAAACGAGGTGCTGGATGAGTTTTTCCAGACCGGTTGCTACCGCCCGCGCGCCACGGCGGAAACGGTCCATACGAGCAGCCCCTCAATGGATATTTCCAAGGCCTCCAACTTCGAGCGCTTCATTTTTGACCTGACCGGGCGGGATACAGCCAAGGTAAAAGAGTTGTGGCGGGCGGTGGACAAGGGGGGCGCCTTCGACCTTGCCGGTACGCCCTTGTGGGAAAAGGTAAAGGATTTCGGCTTTGTATCAGGAACCAGCAATCATGCGGCGCGCATCGCCATGATACGCAAAATCCGGGAGCAATACGGCGTACTGGTTGATCCGCACACGGCGGACGGCTTGAAGGTGGGATTGGAACATCGCGAAGAGGGTGTGCCGCTGATTTGTTTGGAAACCGCGCTACCGGTTAAATTTTCCGAGAGCATCGTCGAGGCTATTGGGCAAGAGCCGGCTCGGCCATCCGGATATGAGAACCTGGAAAACCTGCCGCAGCGGTACGTGGTGATGAATGCCGATGCGGATGCGGTCAAGGCATTTATTGTCGAGCAGACCTCGGGAATCTCTGGGTAA
- a CDS encoding homoserine dehydrogenase, with protein MKPINVGLLGIGTVGGGTFTVLKRNQEEITRRAGRGIVIRMIADRDVEKARAIAGDDVIITADANEVVTNPDIDIVVELIGGYTVAKELTLKAIENGKHVITANKALLASHGTEIFAAAQKKGVMVAFEAAVAGGIPIIKALREGLTANRIEWIAGIINGTSNFILSEMRDKGLTFDTVLKQAQKLGYAEADPTFDVEGIDAAHKLTIMAAIAFGIPMQFNKAYTEGITKLTREDIRYAEELGYRIKLLGITRRTAKGIELRVHPTLIPARRLIANVEGVMNAIVVKGDAVGATLYYGAGAGAEPTASSVVADLVDVTRMHTADPKHRVPHLAFQPDLLSDTPILAMEDVETSYYLRLRVMDKPGALADITRVLADLGISIDAMVQKEPSEGEEQVDIIMLTHLAVERNINAAIAKIQKLPLLTGKVTRIRLEELNGK; from the coding sequence ATGAAACCCATCAATGTAGGTCTGTTAGGTATCGGCACCGTCGGCGGTGGCACGTTCACGGTACTCAAACGTAATCAGGAAGAAATTACCCGTCGTGCCGGGCGAGGCATCGTCATACGCATGATTGCCGATCGCGATGTGGAGAAAGCGCGCGCGATCGCGGGTGACGACGTCATAATCACCGCCGATGCGAACGAAGTCGTGACCAATCCCGACATCGACATCGTGGTCGAACTGATCGGTGGTTATACCGTCGCGAAGGAGCTGACGCTGAAGGCCATCGAAAATGGCAAACATGTCATCACCGCCAATAAGGCATTGCTCGCTTCGCACGGCACGGAGATTTTCGCCGCGGCGCAGAAAAAGGGCGTGATGGTTGCGTTCGAGGCGGCGGTGGCGGGTGGCATTCCCATTATCAAGGCACTGCGCGAGGGCTTGACCGCCAACCGTATTGAATGGATTGCCGGAATCATTAATGGCACAAGCAATTTCATCCTGTCGGAAATGCGCGATAAAGGGCTGACGTTCGACACCGTGCTGAAGCAGGCGCAAAAACTGGGTTATGCCGAAGCTGATCCAACTTTTGATGTCGAAGGGATCGATGCCGCGCACAAACTTACCATCATGGCGGCTATCGCCTTCGGAATTCCGATGCAATTCAATAAGGCTTATACCGAGGGCATCACGAAATTAACCCGTGAGGATATCCGGTATGCGGAGGAATTGGGCTATCGCATCAAGCTGCTGGGGATTACCCGGCGGACGGCCAAAGGCATCGAATTGCGCGTCCATCCCACGCTGATCCCTGCGCGGCGGTTGATTGCCAATGTGGAAGGCGTGATGAACGCTATTGTGGTGAAAGGCGATGCGGTGGGCGCTACTTTGTATTATGGCGCGGGGGCGGGCGCGGAACCCACCGCCAGTTCGGTGGTGGCGGATCTGGTGGATGTTACCCGCATGCACACCGCCGATCCCAAGCACCGCGTCCCTCATCTCGCTTTTCAACCCGACCTGCTGTCGGATACCCCCATTTTGGCGATGGAGGACGTGGAAACCTCATATTATCTGCGATTGCGGGTGATGGATAAACCAGGGGCCTTGGCTGATATCACCCGCGTACTCGCCGATCTCGGCATTTCCATTGACGCAATGGTGCAGAAGGAGCCCAGCGAGGGGGAGGAGCAGGTAGATATCATCATGCTTACCCATTTGGCGGTGGAGCGAAATATTAATGCCGCGATCGCCAAGATCCAGAAACTGCCCTTGCTGACCGGTAAGGTAACGCGTATCCGGCTTGAAGAACTGAATGGTAAATAA
- a CDS encoding pyridoxal phosphate-dependent aminotransferase: MQPILKSSKLANVCYDIRGPVLDHARQMEEEGHHIIKLNIGNPALFGFDAPEEILQDVIHNLSAASGYCDSKGLFAARKAIMHYTQEKQIRDVRMEDIYIGNGVSELIVMAMQALLNSGDEVLIPSPDYPLWTAAVVLAGGTARHYTCDEQSGWLPDLDDIRAKVTSNTRAIVIINPNNPTGALYPDDLLHEIIEIARQHHLIIYADEIYDKVLYDEATHTSIASLADDVLFITLNGLSKNYRAAGFRSGWAVVSGKKQFARDYIAGLTMLASMRLCANVPSQFGIQTALGGYQSINDLVMPTGRLMRQRDLAWKLLTDIPGVTCFKPKAAMYLFPRLDPEIYPIENDQQFVLDLLMEEKVLLVQGSGFNWPYPDHFRVVFLPNSDDLSEAIGRIANFLARYRKRAGRERA; the protein is encoded by the coding sequence ATGCAACCTATACTGAAATCCAGCAAGCTGGCAAATGTGTGTTATGACATACGCGGGCCTGTGCTCGATCACGCCAGGCAAATGGAGGAGGAAGGGCATCACATAATCAAGCTCAATATCGGCAATCCGGCATTATTTGGTTTTGATGCACCGGAGGAAATCCTGCAGGATGTCATTCACAACCTGTCCGCCGCTTCTGGCTATTGCGACTCCAAAGGCTTGTTCGCCGCGCGCAAGGCGATTATGCATTACACCCAGGAGAAGCAGATTCGCGATGTGCGGATGGAGGATATCTACATCGGCAATGGCGTTTCCGAGTTGATCGTGATGGCCATGCAGGCATTGCTGAACAGCGGCGATGAAGTACTGATTCCATCGCCCGACTATCCGTTATGGACCGCCGCGGTGGTACTCGCAGGGGGCACGGCACGGCACTATACCTGCGACGAGCAGTCCGGCTGGCTGCCTGATCTGGACGATATTCGTGCCAAGGTTACTTCCAATACCCGCGCCATTGTCATTATTAATCCCAACAATCCTACCGGCGCGCTTTATCCGGACGATCTGTTGCATGAAATCATCGAGATTGCCCGCCAGCATCACCTTATCATCTATGCGGATGAAATTTATGATAAAGTGCTATACGATGAAGCGACGCATACTTCGATTGCTTCATTGGCAGATGACGTGCTTTTTATTACCCTGAACGGGTTATCCAAGAATTATCGGGCAGCCGGATTTCGTTCCGGCTGGGCAGTGGTTTCAGGAAAAAAACAATTTGCCCGTGATTATATCGCGGGATTGACCATGCTGGCCTCGATGCGTCTGTGCGCAAATGTGCCCTCGCAGTTCGGAATCCAGACCGCGCTTGGTGGCTACCAGAGTATTAATGATCTTGTCATGCCGACCGGCCGGCTTATGCGCCAGAGGGATCTCGCCTGGAAATTGCTGACCGATATTCCCGGTGTTACGTGCTTCAAGCCAAAGGCCGCGATGTATCTGTTTCCGCGCCTGGATCCGGAAATTTACCCGATCGAAAACGATCAGCAATTTGTGCTGGATCTGTTGATGGAAGAGAAGGTGCTGCTGGTGCAGGGCAGCGGTTTCAATTGGCCATATCCGGATCATTTCCGCGTGGTATTTTTGCCGAACAGCGACGATCTGAGCGAGGCGATAGGTCGCATCGCGAATTTTCTTGCGCGATATCGCAAGCGTGCCGGACGTGAGCGGGCCTGA
- a CDS encoding efflux RND transporter periplasmic adaptor subunit, with the protein MKKSSQKGIVILAVVLGVVYLGYRVMESRNHMDSLTEKAMENDVRTVAIVKAEHLPAQETIQLPGTIQAWFQAPIYAQVSGYVKMWHSDWGARVKRGDVLAEINAPALDAQYRQAKADLATEVALNDLAILTADRWIALRKNQAVSEQAISVKVAEAKAQQARVNAAMQNVRNFEALIGFKTIIAPYDGVVINRAINVGDFINKEGTISTPQGEVRNLFTVADITRLRLFVSVPERFGALMHDGLKANLTVPQFPGRKFEAEFLTTARGFDVSTRTVVTQFVIENEEKDLWPGSYASVNLTVDVENRHLSIPSSALVFDEMGTRVAVVHDDNTVHFKPIKIQRILDATVELSEGISTEDRIINNPSAAILEGDKVSIVAPAPGYDMINKPKEPAPESSKPASHSEMPDPRVKQALNGSHAL; encoded by the coding sequence ATGAAAAAATCAAGTCAAAAAGGTATTGTGATTCTTGCGGTAGTTCTTGGTGTTGTCTATCTGGGTTACCGAGTCATGGAATCCCGTAATCATATGGATTCTTTAACAGAAAAGGCGATGGAGAATGATGTTCGGACTGTGGCCATCGTCAAGGCCGAGCACCTGCCTGCTCAAGAAACCATCCAGCTTCCGGGTACGATCCAGGCATGGTTCCAGGCGCCGATCTATGCCCAGGTATCCGGGTATGTAAAGATGTGGCATTCGGATTGGGGGGCGAGAGTCAAGAGAGGAGATGTCCTTGCCGAAATCAACGCGCCGGCGCTCGATGCCCAATACCGGCAAGCCAAGGCGGATCTGGCGACGGAAGTGGCCCTTAATGACCTCGCCATACTTACTGCGGACCGGTGGATAGCCTTGCGCAAAAACCAGGCGGTATCCGAGCAGGCGATTTCGGTAAAGGTGGCCGAAGCAAAAGCCCAACAGGCAAGGGTCAATGCCGCCATGCAGAATGTCCGCAACTTTGAAGCATTGATCGGGTTTAAAACAATTATTGCGCCGTATGACGGCGTAGTCATCAACCGCGCCATCAATGTGGGAGACTTCATCAATAAGGAAGGCACGATCAGTACACCGCAAGGGGAGGTCCGTAATCTTTTTACTGTCGCGGACATCACCCGGTTGCGTTTGTTTGTCAGTGTGCCCGAGCGGTTCGGCGCCCTGATGCATGACGGCCTGAAAGCCAATCTCACCGTGCCCCAATTTCCCGGTCGAAAATTTGAAGCCGAGTTTTTGACTACTGCTCGCGGCTTCGATGTGAGTACACGTACGGTGGTCACCCAATTCGTGATTGAAAACGAAGAGAAGGATCTGTGGCCGGGTTCCTATGCATCAGTCAATCTGACCGTGGATGTTGAAAATAGACACCTCTCCATTCCATCCAGCGCACTGGTATTTGATGAGATGGGGACGCGAGTGGCCGTGGTGCATGACGACAACACTGTTCACTTCAAGCCGATCAAAATACAAAGAATCCTCGACGCTACTGTCGAATTAAGCGAGGGCATCTCAACAGAGGACCGGATTATAAACAATCCCAGCGCTGCCATACTTGAAGGTGACAAGGTGTCCATTGTTGCGCCTGCACCGGGATACGATATGATCAACAAGCCAAAAGAGCCGGCGCCGGAGTCATCGAAACCAGCCTCCCATTCGGAAATGCCGGATCCGAGGGTAAAACAAGCGTTAAACGGATCACATGCACTATGA